A window of the Streptomyces luomodiensis genome harbors these coding sequences:
- a CDS encoding N-acetylglucosamine kinase produces MGLTQSVPTPSSSSPPGPDRSVLAIDAGNSKTDVALVGPDGSVLGAARGGGFRPPVVGAERAVGSLAPLVAEVARQAGRAGPRRVGHVSACLANADLPSEEEELTGVLAGRGWGATVTVANDTFALLRAGVADDGEPTGVSVVCGAGINCAGIGHGGRVARFPAIGRISGDWGGGGYLSEEALWWAARAEDGRGEPTELARALPAHFGLTTMYELIEALHLGRLEAARRYELTPVLFAVADSGDGIARAIVERQAEEVVTMAAVALARLDLLGEETPVVLGGGVIAARHPLLDGRIRELLAERAPKAEPRVVTAPPVLGAALLGLDRTGAPEPAYARLRAHYAPSDDAESGTERPSEA; encoded by the coding sequence GTGGGCCTGACCCAGTCCGTACCGACCCCTTCTTCTTCCTCCCCTCCCGGGCCCGACCGGTCGGTCCTGGCGATCGACGCGGGCAACAGCAAGACCGATGTCGCGCTCGTCGGCCCGGACGGCTCCGTCCTCGGCGCGGCTCGCGGCGGCGGCTTCCGGCCGCCAGTCGTGGGCGCCGAGCGCGCCGTCGGGTCGCTCGCGCCCCTGGTGGCGGAGGTGGCGCGGCAGGCGGGCCGGGCCGGGCCGCGGCGTGTGGGGCATGTCTCGGCGTGTCTGGCCAACGCCGACCTGCCCAGCGAGGAAGAGGAGTTGACGGGGGTGCTGGCCGGCCGCGGCTGGGGCGCCACCGTCACGGTCGCCAACGACACCTTCGCCCTGCTGCGGGCCGGCGTCGCGGACGACGGCGAGCCGACCGGCGTCTCCGTGGTCTGCGGTGCGGGCATCAACTGCGCCGGGATCGGCCACGGCGGCCGTGTCGCCCGCTTCCCGGCCATCGGCCGGATCTCCGGCGACTGGGGCGGCGGGGGCTATCTGTCGGAGGAGGCGCTGTGGTGGGCGGCGCGTGCCGAGGACGGCCGCGGCGAGCCGACCGAACTGGCCCGCGCCCTGCCCGCGCACTTCGGCCTGACCACCATGTACGAGCTGATCGAGGCGCTGCACCTGGGCCGTCTGGAGGCGGCCCGGCGGTATGAGCTGACGCCGGTGCTCTTCGCGGTGGCCGACTCCGGTGACGGGATCGCGCGCGCGATCGTCGAGCGCCAGGCGGAAGAGGTGGTGACCATGGCCGCGGTCGCCCTCGCCCGTCTCGATCTGCTGGGCGAGGAGACACCGGTGGTGCTGGGCGGCGGGGTGATCGCGGCCCGCCATCCGCTGCTGGACGGCCGGATCCGCGAACTGCTGGCGGAGCGCGCCCCGAAGGCCGAGCCGCGGGTGGTCACCGCGCCGCCGGTGCTCGGCGCCGCGCTGCTGGGACTGGACCGCACGGGCGCGCCCGAACCGGCGTACGCCCGGCTGCGCGCGCACTACGCCCCGAGTGACGACGCGGAAAGTGGAACCGAACGTCCTTCCGAAGCGTAA
- a CDS encoding carbohydrate ABC transporter permease has translation MTATTALSAPSAPVRPAAGRSPAPAARRRAVLRWIAVHAVAVAAALFFVLPFVFVFLTSVMSDDQAMSGTLWPTEWHWSNYAEVFTTPGFLDWWRNSLMYAGLGTLCTVCSSVPVAYALAKFRFRGRRTAMMLVISTMMLPPQVIVIPMYLVWAQQLHLSGSLWPLIIPMAFGDAYSIFLLRQFLLTIPREYLESAKVDGCGEIGTLLRIVVPMAKPGIAAVALFQFFYCWNDYFGPQIYAAQNPGAWTLSYGLESFKSAHSVNWNLTMAATLLVMAPVIIVFFFAQKAFVEGVTLTGVKG, from the coding sequence ATGACCGCCACCACCGCCCTCTCGGCGCCCTCCGCGCCCGTGCGCCCCGCCGCGGGACGCTCCCCCGCCCCCGCCGCCCGCCGTCGTGCCGTGCTGCGCTGGATCGCCGTGCACGCGGTCGCCGTCGCCGCCGCGCTCTTCTTCGTCCTGCCCTTCGTCTTCGTCTTCCTGACCTCGGTGATGAGCGACGACCAGGCGATGAGCGGCACTCTGTGGCCTACCGAATGGCACTGGTCGAATTACGCCGAGGTCTTCACCACTCCGGGCTTTCTGGACTGGTGGCGCAATTCGCTGATGTACGCCGGACTCGGCACCCTCTGCACGGTCTGCTCCTCCGTTCCGGTGGCCTACGCCCTCGCCAAATTCCGCTTCCGCGGCCGCCGCACCGCCATGATGCTGGTCATCTCCACGATGATGCTGCCGCCGCAGGTCATCGTGATTCCGATGTATCTGGTCTGGGCCCAGCAGCTGCATCTGTCGGGTTCGCTGTGGCCGCTGATCATCCCGATGGCGTTCGGCGACGCGTACTCCATCTTTCTGCTGCGCCAGTTCCTGCTGACGATTCCCCGGGAGTACCTGGAATCGGCGAAGGTCGACGGCTGCGGTGAGATCGGCACGCTGCTGCGCATCGTCGTCCCGATGGCGAAGCCGGGAATCGCGGCCGTCGCGCTCTTCCAGTTCTTCTACTGCTGGAACGACTATTTCGGCCCGCAGATCTACGCCGCGCAGAATCCGGGGGCCTGGACGCTCAGTTACGGCCTGGAGAGCTTCAAGAGCGCGCACAGCGTCAACTGGAATCTGACGATGGCCGCGACCCTGCTCGTCATGGCCCCCGTGATCATCGTCTTCTTCTTCGCTCAGAAAGCCTTCGTCGAAGGCGTCACACTGACAGGAGTCAAGGGTTGA
- a CDS encoding 6-phospho-beta-glucosidase has protein sequence MKLAVVGGGSTYTPELIDGFARLRDALPLEELVLIDPAADRLELVGGLARRIFAKQGHPGTISWTDDLDAAVDGADAVLLQLRVGGQAARNQDETWPLECGCVGQETTGAGGLAKALRTVPVVLDIAERVRRRNPDAWIVDFTNPVGIVTRALLTAGHRAVGLCNVAIGFQRKFAALLGVAPGEVTLEHVGLNHLTWERSVRIGGADGEDVLPKLLAEHGEAIAEDLRMPRTLVDRLGVVPSYYLRYYYRHDAVVREQRTKPSRAAEVAAIERELLEMYGDPALDEKPELLSRRGGAFYSEAAVDLTSSLLRDTGEVRIVNTFNRGTLPFLPDDAVIEVPASVDAQGAKPLPVRSLEPLFAGLVANVTAYEHLALEAALKGGRERVFQALLSHPLIGQFDEAEKLTDHLIAHNREHLAWA, from the coding sequence TTGAAGCTCGCAGTCGTGGGGGGCGGATCCACCTACACCCCCGAACTCATCGACGGATTCGCCCGGTTGCGGGACGCGCTCCCCCTGGAGGAACTCGTCCTCATCGACCCGGCCGCGGACCGGCTGGAGCTGGTCGGCGGGCTGGCACGCCGGATCTTCGCCAAGCAGGGCCATCCGGGCACCATCTCCTGGACCGACGACCTGGACGCGGCCGTGGACGGCGCGGACGCGGTGCTGCTCCAGCTGCGCGTCGGCGGTCAGGCCGCGCGGAATCAGGACGAGACCTGGCCGCTGGAGTGCGGCTGCGTCGGCCAGGAGACCACCGGCGCGGGCGGGCTGGCCAAGGCGCTGCGCACCGTTCCGGTGGTGCTGGACATCGCCGAGCGGGTGCGCCGCCGCAACCCCGACGCCTGGATCGTGGACTTCACCAACCCGGTCGGCATCGTGACCCGGGCGCTGCTCACGGCCGGACACCGGGCGGTCGGCCTGTGCAATGTCGCCATCGGCTTCCAGCGGAAGTTCGCCGCGCTGCTGGGCGTGGCCCCCGGCGAGGTGACGCTGGAACACGTCGGCCTCAACCATCTCACCTGGGAGCGATCGGTGCGCATCGGCGGCGCCGACGGCGAGGATGTGCTGCCCAAGCTGCTCGCGGAGCACGGTGAGGCGATCGCCGAGGATCTGCGGATGCCGCGCACGCTGGTGGACCGCCTCGGTGTCGTCCCCTCCTACTACCTGCGCTACTACTACCGGCACGACGCGGTGGTGCGGGAGCAGCGCACCAAGCCGTCACGGGCGGCGGAGGTCGCGGCGATCGAGCGGGAGCTGCTGGAGATGTACGGCGATCCGGCGCTGGACGAGAAGCCGGAGCTGCTCAGCAGGCGCGGCGGGGCGTTCTACTCGGAGGCGGCGGTCGATCTCACCTCGTCCCTGCTGCGCGACACCGGGGAGGTGCGGATCGTCAATACGTTCAACCGCGGCACCCTGCCCTTCCTGCCCGACGACGCGGTGATCGAGGTCCCGGCGAGCGTCGACGCTCAGGGCGCGAAGCCACTGCCCGTGCGCTCTCTTGAACCCCTGTTCGCCGGTCTGGTCGCGAATGTCACCGCGTACGAACACCTGGCGCTGGAGGCCGCGCTGAAGGGCGGCCGGGAGCGGGTCTTCCAGGCGCTGCTGTCGCACCCGCTCATCGGCCAGTTCGATGAGGCCGAGAAGCTGACCGACCACCTCATCGCGCACAACCGGGAGCATCTGGCGTGGGCCTGA
- a CDS encoding glutamate ABC transporter substrate-binding protein, whose translation MRSVRSAAAVTVCALGVATAIAVPAVMDGDGSGGDGRDGARSPHTMRAGAEAAADSCRDPEASLRPSSASGPAIKRIKNREVNGHKLNKLIAGVDQNSYRWGYRDPATGDLTGFDIDLVRAIAEDIFGDPDAVIFRTIPTSQRIKALQQGKVDVVVRTMTINCDRIKDVAFSTAYFQAGQQVLVADDSPITGYNKTLRGKKVCTAQGSTAEAELDKPDTGAEHLGAIKVKPVPNQLDCLVRLQLGQVDAVITDNALAAGQAAQDPSVKLVGSRFTDEFYGVAMNKNDDDLVRRVNKVLENYRQGGAWMRAYQKWLAKDFSTAQGNPAPPAPQYKD comes from the coding sequence ATGCGATCGGTGCGATCGGCCGCCGCGGTGACGGTATGCGCCCTGGGCGTGGCCACGGCCATCGCGGTGCCGGCGGTGATGGACGGCGACGGGAGCGGCGGCGACGGCAGGGACGGTGCGCGAAGCCCGCATACGATGCGGGCCGGCGCCGAGGCTGCGGCGGACAGCTGCCGCGATCCCGAGGCGAGCCTGCGCCCGTCGAGCGCGAGCGGCCCGGCCATCAAGCGGATCAAGAACCGTGAGGTCAACGGCCACAAGTTGAACAAGCTGATCGCGGGCGTCGACCAGAACAGCTACCGCTGGGGATACCGCGATCCGGCCACCGGCGATCTCACCGGCTTCGACATCGATCTCGTGCGCGCCATCGCCGAGGACATCTTCGGCGATCCGGACGCGGTCATCTTCCGCACCATCCCCACCAGTCAGCGCATCAAGGCCCTGCAGCAGGGCAAGGTGGACGTCGTGGTGCGCACCATGACCATCAACTGCGACCGGATCAAGGACGTCGCGTTCTCCACCGCGTACTTCCAGGCCGGGCAGCAGGTGCTGGTCGCCGACGACTCGCCCATCACCGGCTACAACAAGACCCTGCGCGGCAAGAAGGTCTGCACCGCGCAGGGTTCCACCGCCGAGGCCGAACTGGACAAGCCGGACACCGGTGCCGAGCATCTGGGCGCGATCAAGGTGAAGCCCGTGCCCAACCAGCTGGACTGCCTGGTCAGGCTTCAGCTCGGCCAGGTGGACGCGGTGATCACCGACAATGCGCTGGCGGCCGGCCAGGCCGCCCAGGACCCCTCCGTCAAGCTGGTCGGCTCGCGATTCACCGATGAGTTCTACGGCGTGGCGATGAACAAGAACGACGACGACCTGGTACGCCGGGTCAACAAGGTTCTGGAGAACTACCGCCAGGGCGGTGCCTGGATGCGGGCCTACCAGAAATGGCTCGCGAAGGACTTCAGCACGGCACAGGGGAATCCGGCACCACCCGCCCCCCAATACAAGGACTAG
- a CDS encoding carbohydrate ABC transporter permease, whose amino-acid sequence MATLTNSTALRRKARRERLRTLGFLSPWLVGFSVFFGYPLIATVYFSFMHYNQIEAPTFVGLRNWRYVLEQMPLFGPALWNTLWLVVVMVALRVVFGLGIGLLVTRIKSGVGFFRTAFYLPYLAPPVAATVAFVFLLNPGTGPVNDILGKVGIDAPNWFNDPAWAKPSLVLLSLWGIGDLMVIFMAALLDVPRDQYEAAELDGAGAFHKFRYVTWPSITPIVMFAVVTGVVQTMQYYTQALVAGKLASGVSIGPGTVIQPGYPDHSTLTVPQLVYSLGFQNFNTGAACVLSLVLFAIAMAVTTLLMRRRAGLLSAED is encoded by the coding sequence ATGGCCACCCTGACGAACTCCACCGCCCTGCGTCGCAAGGCACGGCGTGAGCGGCTGCGCACCCTCGGCTTTCTCTCCCCCTGGCTGGTCGGCTTCAGCGTCTTCTTCGGCTATCCGCTGATCGCCACCGTCTACTTCTCCTTCATGCACTACAACCAGATCGAGGCCCCGACCTTCGTGGGGCTGCGCAACTGGCGGTATGTGCTGGAGCAGATGCCGCTGTTCGGACCGGCGCTGTGGAACACCCTCTGGCTGGTCGTGGTGATGGTCGCGCTGCGGGTCGTCTTCGGCCTGGGCATCGGGCTGCTGGTCACCAGGATCAAATCCGGGGTGGGGTTCTTCCGTACCGCCTTCTATCTGCCGTATCTCGCCCCTCCGGTGGCGGCCACCGTCGCTTTCGTCTTTCTGCTCAACCCCGGCACCGGTCCGGTGAACGACATCCTCGGGAAAGTCGGGATCGACGCGCCGAACTGGTTCAACGACCCGGCTTGGGCCAAGCCCTCCCTCGTACTGCTCTCCCTGTGGGGCATCGGCGATCTCATGGTCATCTTCATGGCCGCCCTGCTGGACGTGCCCAGGGACCAGTACGAGGCGGCCGAACTCGACGGCGCCGGGGCGTTCCACAAGTTCCGCTATGTGACCTGGCCGTCGATCACGCCGATCGTGATGTTCGCCGTCGTGACGGGTGTCGTGCAGACCATGCAGTACTACACCCAGGCACTGGTCGCCGGAAAGCTCGCCTCGGGGGTCAGCATCGGACCCGGAACGGTCATTCAGCCCGGCTATCCCGACCATTCCACGCTCACCGTGCCGCAGCTCGTCTATTCGCTCGGATTTCAGAACTTCAACACCGGAGCCGCCTGTGTGCTCTCACTTGTGCTGTTCGCGATCGCGATGGCCGTGACGACGCTGCTGATGCGCAGACGAGCCGGACTGCTGTCGGCCGAGGACTGA
- a CDS encoding ABC transporter substrate-binding protein: MPRKLAAFASVLSAGALLLTGCANPSTGSAEDDPTKPVTLKFWHGWSEKNEVKAIDASIARFEKLHPNIKVKATGNVTDATVNQALRAGGGNAPDVVSSFTTNNVGQYCSSGMWVDLDPFMRKTGLDKTEVFPKTLLDYTSYQGDQCALPLLADAYGMYYNKDAFEEAGITRPPRTMSELKRDAAKLTKRTGNGGYQRVGFMPNFRLYQNSPDRFFAQWGPDYFDEDGKARLAKEKATEEFYATTRELIRRQGGYGPLETFRTSFGDEMSSQNAFLTGKLAMHLDGEWRGLFMKGADFRWGTAPLPVPDDQPETYGRGYLTGTVIGIAHSSTHQNAAWELVKFLTADTDQVVAFANAIHNVPSTKAALTSPKLDADPTFRAFLDIAQNPHSTAMPPSINGGQYVSSLQDFSYDVEAGKVHDLDAGLRTLDAEIDADNLQAQN; the protein is encoded by the coding sequence ATGCCACGAAAACTGGCCGCTTTCGCCTCGGTGCTGAGCGCCGGCGCCCTCCTCCTGACGGGCTGTGCAAATCCCAGCACCGGCAGCGCCGAGGACGATCCGACCAAACCCGTCACGCTGAAGTTCTGGCACGGCTGGTCGGAGAAGAACGAGGTCAAGGCGATCGACGCGAGTATCGCCCGGTTCGAGAAGCTCCACCCCAACATCAAGGTGAAGGCCACCGGAAACGTCACCGACGCCACCGTGAATCAGGCGCTGCGGGCCGGCGGGGGCAACGCCCCCGATGTCGTCTCCTCCTTCACCACCAACAATGTGGGGCAGTACTGCTCCTCCGGGATGTGGGTGGATCTCGATCCGTTCATGCGGAAGACCGGGCTGGACAAGACCGAGGTCTTTCCGAAAACGCTGCTGGACTACACGAGCTACCAGGGCGACCAGTGCGCCCTCCCGCTGCTCGCCGACGCGTACGGCATGTACTACAACAAGGACGCCTTCGAGGAAGCGGGCATCACCCGGCCGCCCCGCACCATGTCGGAGCTCAAGCGTGACGCCGCCAAGCTGACCAAGCGCACCGGGAACGGCGGCTATCAGCGGGTCGGCTTCATGCCCAATTTCCGGCTCTACCAGAACAGCCCGGACCGCTTCTTCGCCCAGTGGGGTCCGGACTACTTCGACGAGGACGGCAAGGCGCGGCTGGCGAAGGAGAAGGCGACCGAGGAGTTCTACGCCACCACCCGGGAACTGATCCGGCGCCAGGGCGGCTACGGCCCGCTGGAGACGTTCCGCACCTCCTTCGGTGATGAGATGTCGTCCCAGAACGCCTTTCTCACCGGAAAGCTCGCCATGCATCTGGACGGGGAATGGCGCGGCCTCTTCATGAAGGGTGCCGATTTCCGGTGGGGCACCGCACCGCTGCCCGTGCCCGACGACCAGCCCGAGACCTACGGCCGGGGCTATCTCACCGGTACGGTGATCGGCATCGCGCACAGCAGTACCCACCAGAACGCCGCCTGGGAACTGGTGAAGTTCCTGACCGCCGACACCGATCAGGTGGTCGCCTTCGCCAACGCCATTCACAATGTGCCGTCCACCAAAGCGGCGCTCACCTCCCCGAAGCTGGACGCGGATCCCACCTTCCGGGCCTTCCTCGATATCGCGCAGAACCCCCACAGCACCGCCATGCCGCCCTCCATCAACGGCGGTCAGTACGTGTCCTCGCTCCAGGACTTCTCCTACGACGTCGAGGCGGGCAAGGTGCACGACCTGGACGCGGGGCTACGCACACTGGATGCCGAGATCGACGCCGACAATCTCCAGGCACAGAACTGA
- a CDS encoding ROK family transcriptional regulator: MAAPPGSSTQGGTPGTPRVLRAMNDRAALELLAAHGPLTRTRLGELTGLSKPTASQLLTRLETVGLVRTTGNVTGRPGPNAQLYEIDPAAAHVAALAVDQEGITAAVADITGQVVGEHRVTAPATDESVTHRTGELVAEAVDGALTAAGLGRDDLHTTVIGTPGALDPRTGTLRYAPHLPGWQSRTLRDELAEVLHTPIVIENDVNLAAVAEQHHGTAQDFDDFALVWADEGVGAAIVLGGTLLRGATGGAGEIGYMPLPGAPLARGGPDAAARPDGGGGFQKLVGSPAVVELARAHGIDAPTATKALAAARRTPGAGDEVLTELARRLAAGLASVVAVVDPELVVLSGEVAQAGGERLRELVEAEMTGLALPRPQLRISEIEGNPILTGALRTAVADARRTVFDTARFDA, from the coding sequence ATGGCCGCACCACCCGGCAGCAGTACTCAGGGCGGCACGCCCGGGACCCCCCGCGTCCTCCGCGCCATGAACGACCGCGCGGCACTCGAGCTGCTGGCCGCGCACGGGCCGCTCACCCGGACCCGGCTCGGCGAGCTGACCGGACTGTCCAAGCCCACCGCCTCCCAGCTGCTGACCCGCCTGGAGACCGTCGGCCTGGTCCGTACGACCGGAAACGTCACCGGACGGCCGGGGCCCAACGCGCAGCTGTACGAGATCGATCCGGCCGCCGCCCATGTGGCCGCGCTCGCCGTGGACCAGGAGGGCATCACCGCCGCCGTCGCGGACATCACCGGCCAGGTGGTCGGCGAACACCGGGTGACGGCCCCGGCCACCGACGAGAGCGTGACCCACCGGACCGGCGAGCTGGTCGCCGAGGCGGTGGACGGGGCGCTGACCGCCGCCGGGCTCGGCCGGGACGATCTGCACACCACCGTGATCGGCACCCCCGGTGCGCTCGACCCGCGCACCGGGACGCTGCGCTACGCCCCGCATCTGCCCGGCTGGCAGTCCCGCACCCTGCGGGACGAGCTGGCCGAGGTGCTGCACACCCCGATCGTCATCGAGAACGACGTCAACCTCGCCGCCGTCGCCGAACAACACCACGGCACCGCCCAGGACTTCGACGACTTCGCCCTGGTCTGGGCCGACGAGGGGGTCGGCGCGGCCATCGTGCTCGGCGGCACCCTGCTGCGCGGCGCCACCGGCGGGGCCGGGGAGATCGGCTATATGCCGTTGCCGGGCGCGCCGCTGGCACGGGGCGGACCGGACGCCGCCGCCCGGCCGGACGGGGGCGGCGGGTTCCAGAAGCTGGTCGGCTCCCCCGCCGTCGTCGAACTGGCCCGCGCCCATGGGATCGACGCCCCCACGGCCACCAAGGCGCTCGCCGCCGCGCGGCGCACCCCCGGCGCGGGCGACGAGGTGCTGACCGAGCTGGCCCGCCGGCTGGCCGCCGGACTGGCCTCCGTCGTCGCCGTGGTCGATCCGGAGCTGGTCGTCCTTTCGGGTGAGGTCGCCCAGGCCGGCGGGGAGCGGCTGCGCGAACTGGTCGAGGCCGAGATGACCGGTCTCGCACTGCCGCGCCCGCAGTTGCGGATCAGTGAGATCGAGGGGAATCCGATTCTCACCGGGGCGCTGCGGACGGCGGTCGCCGATGCCCGTCGGACCGTTTTCGACACCGCCCGATTCGACGCCTGA